One Actinomycetota bacterium DNA window includes the following coding sequences:
- a CDS encoding S41 family peptidase, with protein sequence MERQELQGPHDGERRRRDRLIIILSLVLSLLLVGSCFAVPYLLTREKPSGSSRTGDGGSSVPEGSGGGGGDKELEGVLLESDAYGRAREIVEANYVDEVDPDLLLRSAARGIRRLFKAGADAGALVERGITAMIDSLDDPFSAFMSAEDLAMLDTQLSGRLSGVGVALEKVKNEVRVTRVLEGTPAQEAGLQEGDIIKEVDGRATGDMELEAVVFLIRGPEGTTVRLGVARPPSLEMTYYDIVRREIEIPVVKSEIREGEVGYLRLTDWTEDAQEKISRALSELASKGASSLVIDLRSNPGGYMEPAIRAADMFLRDGVIVSSRGRVGGATRDYRADGEVEWDLPVVVLINRGTASSSEIFAAALRENERCVLVGETTFGKGSIQKIFRQEDGTGLRLTIARYYTPSGASIDDEGIAPDIRVTNPVVGDEDTQLQRALEEAAARRP encoded by the coding sequence ATGGAGAGGCAAGAGCTGCAGGGTCCCCATGACGGCGAGAGGCGGCGCCGCGACCGCCTCATAATCATCCTCTCCCTCGTCCTTTCCCTTCTCCTGGTGGGCTCCTGCTTCGCGGTGCCCTATCTCCTCACCAGGGAAAAGCCCTCCGGCTCGAGCCGCACCGGGGATGGAGGCTCCTCTGTCCCGGAGGGCTCCGGAGGGGGCGGGGGCGATAAGGAGCTGGAAGGGGTCCTGCTGGAAAGCGACGCCTACGGGCGCGCTCGGGAGATAGTCGAGGCAAACTACGTGGACGAGGTGGACCCCGACCTCCTGTTGCGCTCGGCGGCCCGGGGCATACGCCGCCTCTTCAAGGCCGGGGCGGATGCTGGAGCCCTGGTGGAGCGGGGGATAACCGCCATGATCGATTCCCTGGACGACCCCTTTTCCGCGTTCATGAGCGCCGAGGACCTGGCCATGCTGGACACCCAGCTCTCGGGGCGCCTATCCGGCGTGGGGGTCGCCCTGGAGAAGGTGAAGAACGAGGTGCGGGTGACGCGGGTCCTCGAGGGGACCCCCGCCCAGGAGGCCGGCCTCCAGGAGGGGGACATCATCAAGGAGGTGGACGGCAGGGCCACCGGGGACATGGAACTGGAGGCGGTGGTCTTCCTCATCCGCGGCCCCGAGGGCACCACGGTGCGCCTGGGAGTGGCCAGGCCTCCTTCCCTGGAGATGACCTATTACGACATCGTGCGCAGGGAGATAGAGATACCGGTGGTCAAGAGCGAGATCAGGGAGGGGGAGGTGGGATACCTGCGCCTCACGGACTGGACGGAGGACGCGCAGGAAAAGATCTCCCGGGCCCTCTCGGAGCTGGCGTCGAAGGGGGCCAGCTCCCTGGTCATCGACCTGCGCTCCAATCCCGGCGGCTACATGGAGCCCGCCATAAGAGCGGCGGACATGTTCCTGCGCGACGGGGTCATCGTCTCCTCCCGGGGAAGGGTGGGGGGAGCCACGCGCGATTACCGCGCTGACGGCGAGGTGGAATGGGACCTCCCGGTGGTGGTGCTCATTAACCGTGGCACCGCCAGCTCCTCGGAGATCTTCGCCGCCGCCCTGCGCGAGAACGAGCGCTGCGTGCTGGTGGGGGAGACCACCTTCGGGAAGGGCTCCATCCAGAAGATCTTCCGCCAGGAGGACGGCACCGGCCTGCGCCTCACCATCGCCCGCTACTACACCCCCAGCGGCGCGAGCATCGACGACGAGGGCATCGCCCCGGATATCAGGGTGACGAACCCGGTGGTCGGCGATGAGGACACCCAGCTCCAACGCGCCCTCGAGGAGGCTGCGGCGAGGCGGCCGTGA
- a CDS encoding FtsX-like permease family protein: protein MNKIAYFASETWASLSKNLILAVAAIAVVAVSLGILGMVVMGWNMFSNMIKNAERKVGEVDIYLSDLTTEEERAAIEAFLVSIPEVDPTKVVYKTKDQALEEFKERFKDQPELWEYIDENPLPNSYELMTKDPKDVGLVVGRINNEAPFRDRIEDVKSASSAIEKLENIFDKFRQIGIVGVIALSVVAVLLVSVTIQVAIFARRREIGIMKLVGATNWFIRWPFVLEGVSEGLVGSAVAILVALAVKVWILDKLIENLQFLRLSLSPGLLAVLFPLMVLGGVVIGALGSAYALGRFLEV from the coding sequence ATGAATAAGATCGCCTACTTCGCCTCCGAGACCTGGGCCTCACTGAGCAAGAACCTCATCCTCGCCGTGGCCGCCATCGCCGTGGTGGCGGTCTCCCTGGGCATCCTGGGCATGGTGGTCATGGGCTGGAACATGTTCAGCAACATGATCAAGAACGCGGAGCGCAAAGTGGGCGAGGTGGACATCTACCTCTCCGACCTCACCACCGAGGAGGAGCGCGCCGCCATCGAGGCCTTCCTGGTGAGCATCCCGGAGGTCGATCCCACGAAGGTGGTGTACAAGACCAAGGACCAGGCCTTGGAGGAGTTCAAGGAGAGGTTCAAGGACCAGCCCGAGCTGTGGGAATACATCGACGAGAACCCCCTGCCCAATTCCTACGAGCTCATGACCAAGGACCCCAAGGACGTGGGGCTGGTGGTGGGGAGGATAAACAACGAGGCTCCCTTCCGCGACCGCATCGAGGACGTGAAGTCGGCGAGCTCAGCCATCGAGAAGCTGGAGAACATCTTCGACAAGTTCCGCCAGATCGGCATCGTAGGCGTCATCGCGCTCTCCGTCGTCGCCGTGCTCCTGGTCTCGGTGACCATCCAGGTGGCCATCTTCGCGCGGCGCAGGGAGATCGGGATCATGAAGCTGGTGGGGGCCACCAACTGGTTCATCCGCTGGCCTTTCGTGCTGGAGGGGGTCTCGGAAGGCCTGGTGGGCTCGGCGGTGGCCATCCTGGTCGCCCTGGCGGTGAAGGTGTGGATCCTGGACAAGCTCATCGAGAACCTGCAGTTCCTCCGCCTCTCCCTGTCTCCGGGCCTGCTGGCGGTACTCTTCCCGCTCATGGTCCTGGGCGGCGTGGTCATCGGGGCGCTGGGAAGCGCCTACGCTCTGGGGCGTTTCCTGGAGGTGTGA
- the ftsE gene encoding cell division ATP-binding protein FtsE, producing the protein MRRVTKIYKGNIYALEDITLDIEKGEFAFLVGPSGSGKSTFIKLLIKEEEPTSGQIYIADTNIGQLRKWKVPYLRRKIGCVFQDFKLLPHKTVYQNVAYAMEVTGKSRRLAEQQVPEVLKLVGLGHKLDAFPDELSGGEQQRVAIARAFINRPPILLADEPTGNVDPSLAEGIVRLLERINEAGTTVIVATHDKTIVNTFRKRVIALENGRIIRDQDRGVYGYE; encoded by the coding sequence ATGCGGAGGGTCACCAAGATATACAAGGGCAACATCTACGCCCTGGAGGATATAACCCTGGACATCGAGAAGGGGGAGTTCGCCTTCCTGGTCGGGCCCTCGGGCTCGGGGAAGAGCACCTTCATCAAGCTGCTCATCAAGGAGGAGGAGCCCACCAGCGGGCAGATATACATCGCCGACACCAACATCGGCCAGCTGCGCAAGTGGAAGGTGCCTTACCTGCGGCGCAAGATCGGGTGCGTGTTCCAGGATTTCAAGCTCCTGCCACACAAGACCGTCTATCAGAACGTGGCCTACGCCATGGAGGTGACGGGAAAGTCGCGCCGGCTGGCGGAACAGCAGGTGCCGGAGGTGCTGAAACTGGTGGGCCTGGGGCACAAGCTGGACGCCTTCCCGGACGAGCTCTCCGGCGGCGAGCAGCAGCGCGTGGCCATCGCCCGCGCCTTCATCAACCGGCCCCCCATCCTGCTGGCCGACGAGCCCACGGGGAACGTGGACCCCTCCCTGGCGGAGGGCATCGTGCGCCTGCTGGAGAGGATAAACGAGGCGGGCACCACGGTGATCGTGGCCACCCACGACAAGACCATCGTCAACACCTTCAGAAAGCGGGTGATCGCGCTGGAGAACGGGCGCATCATCAGGGACCAGGACAGGGGCGTGTACGGCTATGAATAA
- a CDS encoding transketolase family protein, producing MTAQQETRSTRDGYAAALLELGEKDERIVVLDADLAKSTQTEKFKQRFPERFVDCGVAEQNLMATAAGLAATGKIVFASTFAVFATGRAYDQVRNSIAYSNLDVKICASHGGITVGEDGSSHQALEDITLMRAIPRMRVVVPADYYETREAVKAVAYIGGPVYVRLGRPKVPVIFGDDYRFEFGKARLMREGKDVTVIACGYMLHQALDAAEVLAREGIEAEVLNLHTVKPLDREGILDSVSRTGRVVTCEEHTVLGGVGGAVAELLVEEMPVPVRMIGIRDSFGTSGSAEELVEHFGLDARHIAEVVRSFLAGRKDVAPRARTRGDDGT from the coding sequence GATACGCCGCGGCCCTTCTGGAGCTGGGGGAGAAGGATGAGCGCATCGTGGTCCTCGACGCGGACCTCGCCAAGTCCACCCAGACCGAGAAGTTCAAGCAGCGCTTCCCCGAGCGTTTCGTGGACTGTGGGGTGGCGGAACAGAACCTCATGGCCACGGCGGCGGGCTTGGCGGCAACGGGAAAGATAGTCTTCGCCTCCACCTTCGCCGTCTTCGCCACCGGCCGCGCATATGACCAGGTGCGCAACTCCATCGCCTACTCCAACCTGGACGTGAAGATCTGCGCCAGCCACGGCGGCATCACGGTGGGGGAGGATGGCTCCTCGCACCAGGCCCTGGAGGATATCACCCTCATGCGGGCCATCCCGCGTATGAGGGTGGTGGTGCCCGCGGATTACTACGAGACCCGCGAGGCGGTGAAGGCCGTGGCCTACATCGGAGGCCCGGTCTACGTGCGTCTGGGGCGCCCCAAGGTGCCGGTGATCTTCGGCGACGATTACCGCTTCGAGTTCGGGAAAGCGCGGCTCATGCGCGAGGGGAAGGACGTGACCGTGATCGCCTGTGGCTACATGCTCCACCAGGCCCTGGACGCCGCGGAGGTGCTGGCGCGGGAGGGGATCGAGGCCGAGGTGCTGAACTTGCACACCGTGAAGCCCTTGGACCGCGAGGGCATTCTGGACTCGGTCTCGCGCACCGGCAGGGTGGTGACCTGCGAGGAGCACACCGTCCTGGGAGGTGTGGGGGGTGCCGTCGCCGAACTCCTGGTGGAGGAGATGCCCGTGCCCGTGCGCATGATAGGCATCCGGGACAGCTTCGGCACCTCGGGGTCCGCCGAGGAGCTGGTGGAACATTTCGGCCTGGACGCCCGTCACATCGCCGAAGTGGTGCGGAGCTTCCTGGCGGGAAGGAAGGACGTGGCGCCGCGCGCTCGAACGAGGGGAGATGATGGAACGTGA